One Streptomyces umbrinus genomic window, CCGTCAGATCCATCTGCCGCCGACTGTTGCACCGCGCCCGCGAGGCGTCAATACCTGATGGGCCGTCACATGGCGCTCACGCCCGCCAGCCAGCCCCCGTCGATCACGAACGGCTGCCCGGTGATGTACGAGGAGTCCTCCGAGGAGAGGAAGAGGGCGAGCCGGGCGACTTCCTCGGGCTTCCCGATCCGGCCCATCGGCACGAGCTTGCGGTAGAGCCGTTCGACGCCGGCCGAGGATGCTTCGGCGTCCGCCGTCGGGTCGAGCAGGGCCGGGTTGCTCATAGCGGTGTCGATGGCGCCCGGGCAGACGGCGTTGACGCGGATGCCCTTGGGGGCCAGTTCCAGCGCGGCCACGCGCGTGAGGCCGACGATCGCGTGCTTGGTCGCGCTGTACGCGCCGACGTACGCCATGCCGGTCACCCCGGTGTACGAGGCGGTGTTGACGATGGTCCCGCCGCCGGCCGCCTCGATCTCGGGGGCCAGGGTCTTGATGCCGAGGAAGACACCGACCTGGTTCACCTGCACGACCTGCATGAACTCGTCGAGAGGCGTGTCGACCAGGGAGTTGAAGCGCAGGATGCCCGCGTTGTTCACCAACCCGTCGACCTTCCCGTACGCCTCCTTCGCGGCGGCCGCCGCGGCCGCCCAGTCGGCCTCCCGGCTCACATCGAGGTGGACGTAGAGCGCGCCCATCTCCTTGGCCAGCTTCTCCCCCTGGTCGTCGAGCACGTCCGCGACGACGACCCTGGCGCCCTCGGCCGCGAAGAGCCGCGCCTCCTGCTCGCCCTGGCCTCGTGCGGCGCCGGTGACGAGTACGACCCGCCCGTCGAGCTTGCCCATGGGTTTCTCCGTAAGTTGTTAGGCGGCCCGGGAGGGCCGGGTGTGGCTTATGGGTTCTTGCCTTCAGTGGCTTCGAAGGAGTGGCCGCCCGGCTCTCCGGGGCGCCCTGGCTGCTGATTGAGATGTGCGCGCTTCGTGCGGTCGCTGATTACGGAGATGACAGCGGGGTGTTCCTCGGGCCGACGGCATGCCGAACGGCGCGAGGAGGGCGAGTGAGCAAGCGGAGGGCCCAGCTCTGGGCCGGTGTCGACGCGGGCAAGGGCCACCACTGGGCGGCTGTGGTCGATGAGACCGGCGCCACGTTGTGGTCGAAGAAGATCGACAACGACGAGTCGGCGATCCTGGCCGCGCTCGGCGAGATCCTCGATCTGGCGGACGAGGTTCACTGG contains:
- a CDS encoding SDR family NAD(P)-dependent oxidoreductase — its product is MGKLDGRVVLVTGAARGQGEQEARLFAAEGARVVVADVLDDQGEKLAKEMGALYVHLDVSREADWAAAAAAAKEAYGKVDGLVNNAGILRFNSLVDTPLDEFMQVVQVNQVGVFLGIKTLAPEIEAAGGGTIVNTASYTGVTGMAYVGAYSATKHAIVGLTRVAALELAPKGIRVNAVCPGAIDTAMSNPALLDPTADAEASSAGVERLYRKLVPMGRIGKPEEVARLALFLSSEDSSYITGQPFVIDGGWLAGVSAM